The proteins below come from a single Polymorphobacter fuscus genomic window:
- a CDS encoding urate hydroxylase PuuD, whose protein sequence is MANILGNLNRSLLLGGVLLALAIVILNGNALDLNWVNAFLRFLHALVGVVWIGLLYYFNFVQIPTMPKVPAELKPGITRYIAPEALFWFRWSALATMVIGLAIAGAPQQQYLVEALTFQEGYRNIGLGMWLGIIMAANVWMFIWPNQKIALGLVDADADAKAKAGKTAMLFSRTNFVLSFPMLYCMVTRGVLG, encoded by the coding sequence ATGGCCAATATTCTCGGCAATCTCAATCGATCGCTGCTGCTCGGCGGGGTGTTGCTGGCGCTGGCGATTGTCATTCTCAATGGCAATGCGCTCGACCTGAACTGGGTCAACGCCTTCCTGCGCTTCCTCCATGCGCTGGTCGGCGTCGTCTGGATCGGGTTGCTCTATTATTTCAACTTCGTGCAGATCCCGACGATGCCCAAGGTGCCGGCCGAGCTGAAGCCCGGCATCACCCGCTATATCGCCCCCGAGGCGCTGTTCTGGTTCCGCTGGTCGGCGCTCGCCACCATGGTCATCGGCCTTGCCATCGCCGGCGCGCCGCAGCAGCAATATCTGGTCGAGGCGCTGACCTTCCAGGAAGGCTATCGCAACATCGGGCTGGGCATGTGGCTGGGCATCATCATGGCCGCCAATGTCTGGATGTTCATCTGGCCGAACCAGAAGATCGCGCTGGGGCTGGTCGACGCGGATGCCGATGCCAAGGCCAAGGCCGGCAAGACGGCGATGCTGTTCAGCCGCACCAATTTCGTCCTCAGCTTCCCGATGCTCTATTGCATGGTGACGCGCGGCGTCCTCGGCTGA
- a CDS encoding 2-dehydro-3-deoxy-6-phosphogalactonate aldolase (catalyzes the formation of D-glyceraldehyde 3-phosphate and pyruvate from 2-dehydro-3-deoxy-D-galactonate 6-phosphate; functions in galactonate metabolism), with the protein MTHAIFDAAFAACPLIAVLGGVRPDEVVAAGEALVAAGIHILEVPLTTPDAYESITRLSALASDNIMIGAGGVLDIDSVQRVVAAGGGMVGSPGTDAAIIAETVAAGLAAVPGIFTPSEAMTAIAAGADALRFFPAEAGSPAVVRALRSVLPRTVPLLAMGGMTADGIGAWSAAGADGFVIGTAMFGPGMTTDDMGAAAARLVAAMAAERDQ; encoded by the coding sequence ATGACTCACGCCATTTTCGACGCCGCCTTCGCGGCCTGCCCGCTGATCGCCGTGCTGGGCGGTGTGCGCCCCGATGAAGTGGTGGCGGCTGGGGAAGCGCTGGTGGCCGCCGGCATCCATATCCTGGAAGTGCCGTTGACCACCCCCGATGCCTATGAATCGATCACCCGACTGTCGGCGCTGGCGAGTGACAACATCATGATCGGCGCCGGCGGTGTTCTCGATATCGACAGCGTCCAGCGCGTCGTGGCTGCCGGCGGCGGCATGGTCGGTTCGCCCGGCACCGATGCCGCGATCATCGCCGAAACGGTGGCGGCGGGCCTGGCGGCAGTGCCCGGCATCTTCACCCCCAGCGAAGCGATGACGGCGATTGCGGCAGGGGCCGATGCCTTGCGCTTTTTCCCCGCCGAGGCCGGATCGCCGGCGGTGGTCAGGGCGCTGCGCAGCGTGTTGCCGCGCACCGTGCCGCTGCTCGCCATGGGCGGAATGACCGCGGACGGGATCGGTGCCTGGTCGGCGGCCGGCGCCGATGGCTTCGTGATCGGCACGGCGATGTTCGGGCCGGGGATGACGACCGACGACATGGGCGCAGCGGCGGCGCGGCTGGTCGCGGCAATGGCGGCCGAGCGCGATCAGTGA
- a CDS encoding error-prone DNA polymerase — MTMRFAELAAATNYSFLHGASHPSDMVAEALALGHTGIGIADRNTVAGVVRAHVALRDAVAAAGTAIDFRLVVGARLVFADATPDIIVHPVDRAGWGRLTRLLTLGNLRAEKGGCTLFFADLKAVVAGMALIVMGSDSNSHRGVLESLHRRNPGHTWLGATMHRGGRDRRRLAALQALSAATGVPLIAVNAPLYATPGDRPLQDVMTCIREKTTIHAAGRRLAANAERHLKPAAEMARLFAGAPEAITATQDLLAQIRFSLDDLTYEYPHEPVPPGWTPMGWLIRLTMRAARDRYHRQRLPAKVRAMLADEFMLIAQQNYAFYFLTVHDLVAFARAQDPPILCQGRGSAANSVVCFLLGITSVDPVAHNLLFSRFVSADRNEPPDIDVDFEHERREEVMQYIYRRYGRHRAGIAATVAHYRPRSAVREVGKVLGLSEDITTRMSSTVWGSFAATMDERRIRETGFDLANPDIARLTTLVGRLLGFPRHLGQHVGGFVLTQDRLDETVPIHNAAMADRTFIEWDKDDIDALKLMKVDVLALGMLTCIRKAFDLMRDHGLGNHTLEVDLMADDPVVYNMLCKGDSIGVFQVESRAQINMLPRLKPRKLYDLTVQVAIVRPGPIQGDMVHPYLRRRAGIDPVEYPSPKPPHPHDELETLLGATFGVPLFQEQAMKLAIVAAGFTPSQANQLRRSMATFRHVGGMDRFREKLVGGMTARGYQRDFAERCYAQIEGFGSYGFPESHALSFARLVYVSSWIKCHQPAVFACALLNSQPMGFYAPAQIVRDAREHGITVLPVDVNASHWDNSLSGPALQLGLRQVDGFREIWAESIVAARPFDSVEALARRARLPARALRLLADADAFRSIALDRRQALWDVRRTPADTLPLFAAADARELAAEADVALPEMTLGEHVAADYQTLRLSLKAHPMALLRPVFAGEGVLSCAQTAAARDGRRVKTAGVVLVRQRPGNGNAIFITIEDESGVTNIVIWARLFEIYRRAIMASRLMVVEGTIQRSPENVVHLMATRIIDRSEELSRLSDTQATRTAPAHADEDLHPGYPQTHGHPRNVRVLPRSRDFH; from the coding sequence ATGACCATGCGCTTTGCCGAACTCGCCGCCGCGACCAATTATTCCTTCCTCCATGGCGCCTCGCACCCGTCCGACATGGTCGCCGAGGCGCTGGCGCTGGGCCACACCGGCATCGGCATCGCCGACCGCAACACCGTCGCCGGCGTCGTCCGCGCCCATGTCGCGCTGCGCGATGCGGTGGCGGCGGCCGGCACCGCGATCGACTTCCGGTTGGTCGTCGGCGCCCGGCTGGTGTTCGCCGATGCAACCCCCGACATCATCGTCCATCCGGTCGACCGCGCCGGCTGGGGGCGGCTGACGCGGCTGCTGACGCTCGGCAATCTGCGCGCCGAAAAGGGCGGCTGCACGCTGTTTTTCGCCGATCTGAAGGCAGTCGTCGCCGGCATGGCGCTGATCGTGATGGGAAGCGACAGCAATAGTCATCGGGGCGTCCTCGAATCCCTCCACCGCCGCAATCCCGGCCACACCTGGCTCGGCGCGACGATGCACCGGGGCGGGCGCGACCGGCGGCGGCTCGCGGCGTTGCAGGCGCTGTCCGCCGCCACCGGCGTGCCGCTCATCGCCGTCAACGCGCCGCTCTATGCGACACCCGGCGACCGGCCCCTGCAGGACGTGATGACCTGCATCCGTGAAAAGACCACCATCCACGCCGCCGGCCGCCGCCTCGCCGCCAATGCCGAACGGCATCTGAAGCCGGCGGCGGAAATGGCGCGGCTGTTCGCCGGCGCTCCCGAAGCGATCACCGCGACGCAGGACCTGCTCGCGCAGATCCGCTTCAGCCTCGATGACCTGACCTATGAATATCCGCATGAACCGGTGCCGCCGGGGTGGACGCCGATGGGCTGGCTGATCCGCCTGACGATGCGCGCCGCGCGCGACCGCTATCACCGCCAGCGGTTGCCGGCGAAGGTCCGCGCCATGCTCGCCGACGAATTCATGCTGATCGCCCAGCAGAACTACGCCTTCTACTTCCTCACCGTCCATGATCTCGTCGCCTTTGCCCGCGCACAGGACCCGCCGATCCTGTGCCAGGGACGGGGGTCGGCGGCCAATTCGGTGGTCTGCTTCCTGCTCGGCATCACCTCGGTCGATCCGGTCGCGCACAACCTGCTGTTCTCGCGCTTCGTCTCCGCCGATCGCAACGAGCCGCCCGACATCGATGTCGATTTCGAACACGAGCGCCGCGAGGAGGTGATGCAATATATCTACCGCCGCTATGGCCGCCACCGCGCCGGCATCGCCGCCACCGTCGCCCATTACCGGCCGCGCAGCGCCGTGCGCGAAGTCGGCAAGGTGCTCGGGCTGAGCGAGGACATCACCACCCGGATGAGCTCGACCGTCTGGGGCAGTTTCGCCGCGACAATGGACGAGCGCCGCATCCGCGAAACCGGCTTCGACCTCGCCAACCCCGACATCGCCCGGCTGACGACCCTCGTCGGCCGGCTGCTCGGCTTTCCGCGGCACCTGGGTCAGCATGTCGGCGGCTTCGTCCTCACCCAGGACCGCCTCGATGAAACCGTGCCGATCCACAACGCCGCGATGGCCGACCGCACCTTCATCGAATGGGACAAGGACGATATCGATGCCTTGAAACTGATGAAGGTCGATGTGCTGGCGCTCGGCATGCTCACCTGCATCCGCAAGGCCTTCGACCTAATGCGCGACCATGGCCTTGGCAACCACACGCTGGAGGTCGACCTGATGGCCGACGATCCTGTGGTCTATAACATGCTGTGCAAGGGCGACAGCATCGGGGTCTTCCAGGTCGAAAGCCGTGCCCAGATCAACATGCTGCCGCGGCTGAAACCGCGCAAGCTCTACGACCTGACGGTGCAGGTGGCGATTGTCCGGCCGGGGCCGATCCAGGGCGACATGGTCCACCCCTATCTGCGCCGCCGCGCCGGCATCGACCCCGTCGAATATCCGTCGCCCAAGCCGCCGCACCCGCATGACGAGCTCGAAACCCTGCTCGGCGCCACCTTCGGCGTGCCGCTGTTCCAGGAACAGGCGATGAAGCTCGCCATCGTCGCCGCCGGCTTCACCCCGTCGCAGGCCAACCAGCTGCGCCGGTCGATGGCGACCTTCCGCCATGTCGGCGGCATGGACCGGTTCCGCGAAAAGCTCGTCGGCGGCATGACCGCGCGTGGTTACCAACGCGACTTTGCCGAACGCTGCTATGCCCAGATCGAAGGCTTCGGCAGCTACGGCTTTCCCGAAAGCCATGCGCTGTCGTTCGCGCGGCTGGTCTATGTCTCGTCGTGGATCAAATGCCACCAGCCGGCGGTGTTCGCCTGCGCGCTGCTCAACTCGCAACCGATGGGCTTCTACGCGCCGGCGCAGATTGTCCGCGACGCGCGCGAACATGGCATCACCGTGCTGCCCGTCGATGTGAATGCCAGCCACTGGGACAACAGCCTGTCCGGCCCGGCGCTGCAACTCGGCCTGCGCCAGGTCGACGGCTTTCGCGAAATATGGGCCGAGTCAATCGTCGCCGCCCGGCCCTTCGACAGTGTGGAGGCGCTGGCCCGGCGCGCAAGGCTGCCGGCGCGGGCCCTGCGGCTGCTCGCCGACGCCGATGCCTTTCGCTCGATCGCGCTCGACCGGCGCCAGGCCCTGTGGGACGTGCGGCGCACGCCGGCCGATACGCTGCCGCTGTTCGCCGCCGCCGATGCCCGCGAACTGGCGGCGGAGGCCGATGTCGCCTTGCCCGAAATGACGCTGGGCGAACATGTCGCCGCCGATTACCAGACGCTGCGGCTGTCGCTGAAGGCGCATCCGATGGCGCTGCTGCGCCCGGTCTTCGCCGGCGAAGGCGTGCTCAGCTGCGCCCAGACGGCGGCGGCGCGCGACGGCCGGCGGGTGAAGACGGCGGGCGTCGTGCTGGTCCGCCAGCGGCCGGGCAATGGCAATGCCATCTTCATCACCATCGAGGATGAAAGCGGCGTCACCAACATCGTCATCTGGGCGCGGCTGTTCGAGATTTACCGACGCGCCATCATGGCATCGCGGCTGATGGTCGTCGAAGGCACCATCCAGCGCAGCCCGGAAAATGTCGTCCACCTGATGGCGACGCGGATCATCGATCGATCGGAGGAACTGTCCCGGCTGTCGGACACCCAGGCCACCCGCACCGCCCCCGCCCATGCCGACGAGGATCTCCACCCCGGCTATCCGCAGACCCATGGCCACCCGCGCAATGTGCGGGTGCTGCCGCGGTCACGCGACTTTCACTGA
- a CDS encoding Y-family DNA polymerase, giving the protein MLPAERLLTSGGAPPDAPFALVETQRGGIRLVAVDAAAQALGLAPGLTLADARARVPELVAIDHQPAADAALLGWLADACDRYSPSVATDPPQGLVLDISGCSHPYGDAAGLADDLARRLARHGLTARLATGDTPDAALALARFGAENVRALPVAALRVDAEAHLALRRAGLRTIGDLAVRPRAPLAARFGTVLPTLLAQMLGEADPHIVPRRTPPAISAEARLAEPVAHSDHVLQIIDRLVVDAGRQLVARGCGGRRFDVALFRADGHVARLGIETGAATRDPAVLARLFRERIDALADPLDPGFGYDLIRLAVPVVLPMGIEQLRLDGGAVGDTQLAALLDRLGTRLGRSRVRRLAAGDSHIPEQAAFELPIGDAPPPIAWPAPEPGEPPLRPLHLFDPPQRIEVLAEVPDGPPRRFRWRRVQHDVTRFEGPERIAAEWWRRRDGQGLTRDYYRVEDARGRRFWLFRHGLYGTEKPDPAWYVHGLFA; this is encoded by the coding sequence ATGTTGCCGGCCGAACGGCTGCTGACCTCGGGCGGCGCGCCGCCTGATGCGCCCTTTGCCCTGGTCGAAACCCAGCGCGGCGGCATCCGCCTCGTCGCCGTCGACGCTGCCGCCCAGGCGCTCGGGCTGGCGCCGGGGCTGACGCTCGCCGATGCCCGCGCCCGGGTGCCCGAGCTGGTGGCGATCGACCATCAGCCCGCCGCCGACGCCGCGCTGCTCGGCTGGCTGGCCGATGCCTGCGACCGTTATTCACCCTCCGTGGCGACCGACCCGCCGCAGGGGCTGGTGCTCGACATCAGCGGCTGCAGCCACCCCTATGGCGACGCCGCCGGCCTCGCCGATGACCTCGCACGGCGGCTGGCGCGCCACGGGCTGACGGCGCGGCTGGCGACCGGCGACACCCCCGATGCAGCGCTGGCGCTGGCGCGCTTCGGCGCCGAAAATGTCCGCGCCCTGCCGGTTGCAGCGCTGCGCGTCGATGCAGAGGCGCATCTGGCGCTGCGCCGCGCCGGGCTGCGCACCATCGGCGACTTGGCGGTGCGCCCGCGCGCGCCGCTGGCGGCACGGTTCGGCACGGTGCTGCCAACGCTGCTGGCGCAAATGCTGGGGGAGGCCGACCCGCACATCGTCCCGCGTCGCACCCCGCCGGCGATCAGCGCCGAAGCGCGGCTGGCCGAACCCGTTGCTCATAGCGACCATGTCCTGCAGATCATCGATCGGCTGGTCGTCGATGCCGGTCGCCAGCTGGTGGCGCGCGGGTGCGGCGGCCGGCGGTTCGACGTCGCGCTGTTCCGCGCCGATGGCCATGTCGCGCGATTGGGCATCGAAACCGGGGCGGCAACGCGCGACCCGGCAGTGCTGGCGCGGCTGTTCCGCGAACGCATCGATGCGCTTGCCGACCCGCTCGATCCCGGCTTCGGCTATGACCTCATCCGCCTCGCCGTGCCGGTGGTACTGCCGATGGGGATCGAACAATTGCGCCTCGATGGCGGCGCCGTCGGCGATACCCAACTCGCGGCACTGCTCGACCGGCTCGGCACGCGGCTGGGGCGCAGCCGCGTCCGCCGCCTCGCCGCCGGCGACAGCCATATCCCCGAACAGGCGGCATTCGAGCTGCCGATCGGCGATGCGCCGCCGCCCATCGCCTGGCCGGCCCCCGAACCCGGCGAGCCGCCGCTGCGCCCGCTCCACCTCTTCGACCCGCCGCAACGCATCGAGGTGCTCGCCGAAGTCCCCGACGGCCCGCCCCGCCGCTTCCGCTGGCGCCGCGTCCAGCACGACGTCACCCGCTTCGAAGGGCCGGAACGCATCGCCGCCGAATGGTGGCGCCGCCGCGACGGCCAGGGGCTGACGCGCGACTATTACCGGGTCGAGGATGCCCGCGGTCGCCGCTTCTGGCTGTTCCGCCACGGGCTTTACGGGACCGAAAAGCCCGACCCCGCCTGGTATGTCCACGGCCTGTTCGCATGA
- a CDS encoding ImuA family protein — protein MPRPALPPAVLKALLPAVGSAAAAQPAVTIGSANVDARLGGGLARAALHEVFAADADDASAAAGFTLMLALRAGVGKPVIWIREDRGERWQGRLHAPGLVELGADPGTILLVTGVDALAVLRAGADSVGCGALGAVVIEPWAKAPLLDLTASRRLALAAARSGVLTLVLRAGADPGPSAAATRWRVGAAPSPPLPAMAPGRPAFDISLLRHRSGIAGFDARVEWDRDRRSFCDPVLSGRLPADVAGRTAADLGRRAA, from the coding sequence ATGCCGCGTCCCGCTCTCCCTCCCGCCGTGCTGAAGGCGCTGCTGCCCGCCGTTGGCAGTGCGGCGGCAGCGCAGCCGGCGGTGACGATCGGGTCGGCCAATGTCGATGCCCGGCTCGGTGGCGGGCTGGCGCGCGCCGCGCTCCACGAGGTCTTTGCCGCCGATGCCGATGATGCCAGCGCCGCCGCCGGCTTCACGCTGATGCTGGCGCTGCGCGCCGGGGTCGGCAAGCCGGTGATCTGGATCCGGGAGGATCGCGGCGAGCGCTGGCAGGGCCGGTTGCACGCGCCGGGGCTGGTCGAACTCGGCGCCGATCCGGGCACTATCCTGCTCGTCACCGGCGTCGATGCCCTCGCCGTGCTGCGCGCCGGGGCGGATAGCGTCGGCTGCGGCGCGCTGGGGGCGGTGGTCATCGAACCCTGGGCCAAGGCGCCGCTGCTCGACCTGACGGCGTCGCGCCGGCTGGCGCTGGCGGCGGCGCGGTCGGGGGTGCTGACCCTGGTGCTGCGCGCCGGCGCCGATCCGGGGCCCAGCGCCGCTGCGACCCGCTGGCGGGTCGGCGCCGCGCCGTCGCCGCCGCTGCCGGCGATGGCCCCTGGGCGGCCGGCATTCGATATCAGCCTGTTGCGCCATCGCAGCGGCATTGCCGGGTTCGATGCCCGGGTGGAGTGGGACCGTGATCGACGAAGCTTCTGTGACCCGGTGCTATCTGGGCGTCTTCCTGCCGATGTTGCCGGCCGAACGGCTGCTGACCTCGGGCGGCGCGCCGCCTGA
- a CDS encoding DUF885 family protein, whose translation MMTRRILGFAAMLYAGTAMVPMPALAQAPAAAAAATMPANYPALASLFQDWRRTLLPELADGRADYSPAAMARLGDGLKTYRQRLAAIDRSGWPIAAQTDYKLVEAEMNGLDFDLRVLTPWARDPSFYANVFADWSDVPAHEGPYAHPNINLYEFKYPLNAADARRLTTLLAAVPANLAAAKANLAGGNARDLWKYGSRAFEEQSETLAKLGDGTLVMRTLDGPIPAVMTGASPQLKKAIADARAATDDFARWVAAEAPKKTGATGIGKENYNWYVKNVELLPWDWDAQVALLRRELDRSIAALRIEEVRNRDLPPASPATDPAAFQTLLKARQAKFSQFLADTGLIPDAPWSRTAIANQGMDFVAPDKRNFFDHVTAGDPYPLMSHFTHWIDLARMREAPHASPIRRVPPLFTIYSNRSEGFATAYEEILMHAGLYDDIPHGRELVWIMLANRAARGLASLYVQSNEMNLDQAGKFHAEWTPRGWSDPDSRLVGFEQLLYARQPGYGPSYVTGKLQFDQLLAAVSHADERAGRPFVMRDVIGRVMDAGVIPVPLIEAELVPAAGPR comes from the coding sequence ATGATGACACGGCGGATTCTTGGTTTTGCGGCAATGCTCTATGCCGGTACCGCCATGGTGCCGATGCCGGCCCTGGCACAGGCCCCGGCGGCGGCCGCGGCGGCGACGATGCCGGCCAATTATCCGGCGCTGGCCAGCCTGTTCCAGGATTGGCGGCGCACCCTGCTGCCCGAACTGGCCGATGGCCGCGCCGATTATTCCCCCGCCGCGATGGCGCGACTCGGCGATGGCCTCAAGACCTATCGCCAGCGGCTGGCGGCGATCGACCGCAGCGGCTGGCCCATCGCCGCCCAGACCGATTACAAGCTGGTCGAGGCCGAAATGAACGGGCTCGATTTCGACCTGCGGGTGCTCACCCCCTGGGCGCGTGACCCGAGTTTCTACGCCAATGTCTTTGCCGACTGGAGCGACGTGCCGGCGCACGAAGGCCCCTATGCCCATCCCAACATCAACCTGTACGAGTTCAAATATCCGCTGAACGCCGCCGATGCGCGCCGGCTGACCACGCTGCTCGCCGCGGTGCCGGCCAATCTGGCGGCGGCCAAGGCCAATCTGGCCGGGGGCAACGCCCGCGACCTGTGGAAATACGGCAGCCGCGCCTTCGAGGAACAGAGCGAGACGCTGGCCAAGCTGGGCGACGGCACGCTGGTGATGCGCACGCTCGATGGCCCGATCCCGGCGGTGATGACCGGCGCCAGCCCGCAGCTGAAAAAGGCGATTGCCGATGCCAGGGCCGCCACCGACGACTTCGCGCGCTGGGTCGCGGCCGAGGCGCCGAAGAAGACGGGCGCCACCGGGATCGGCAAGGAAAATTACAATTGGTATGTGAAGAATGTCGAGCTGCTGCCCTGGGACTGGGACGCGCAGGTGGCATTGCTGCGCCGCGAGCTCGACCGTTCGATCGCGGCGCTGCGCATCGAGGAGGTGCGCAACCGCGACCTGCCGCCGGCCAGCCCGGCGACCGACCCTGCTGCGTTCCAGACGCTGCTGAAGGCACGGCAGGCCAAGTTCAGCCAGTTCCTCGCCGACACCGGCCTGATCCCCGACGCGCCCTGGTCACGCACAGCGATCGCCAACCAGGGCATGGATTTCGTGGCGCCGGACAAGCGCAACTTCTTCGATCATGTCACCGCCGGCGACCCCTATCCGCTGATGTCGCATTTCACCCACTGGATCGACCTGGCGCGGATGCGCGAGGCGCCGCACGCCAGCCCGATCCGCCGGGTGCCACCGCTGTTCACCATATATTCGAACCGGTCCGAAGGCTTTGCCACTGCCTATGAGGAGATCCTCATGCACGCCGGGCTGTACGACGATATTCCGCACGGCCGCGAGCTGGTGTGGATCATGCTCGCCAACCGCGCGGCGCGCGGGCTGGCGTCGCTGTATGTCCAGTCGAACGAGATGAACCTCGACCAGGCCGGCAAATTCCACGCCGAATGGACCCCGCGCGGCTGGTCCGACCCCGATAGCCGCCTCGTCGGCTTCGAACAGCTGCTCTATGCGCGCCAGCCCGGCTATGGCCCGAGCTATGTCACCGGCAAGCTGCAGTTCGACCAGCTGCTCGCAGCCGTGTCGCACGCCGATGAACGCGCCGGGCGGCCGTTCGTGATGCGCGACGTGATCGGGCGGGTGATGGACGCGGGAGTCATCCCGGTGCCGCTAATCGAGGCGGAGCTGGTGCCGGCAGCGGGACCGCGGTGA
- a CDS encoding KAP family P-loop NTPase fold protein — MPSVDEIWADDLLDRKAEAAALIGYIECVAARPRLSVGDHAHVIAIDAGYGEGKTFFLQKLADQLALNHPVAYVDAWRDDLEDQPLTAIAATLEDALEKYVEKSPAIRERMANLRAKAGDVLKIAAGGAVRRVIGLAITQVAADELHQLLTPEQLERDFANEAAKKAGEDIPDKIFAGLKTGEAVMDARIATFRKGRAAIDGLKKALEAVVEALDQVDTHPPIVIIIDELDRCRPTYAIKLLEEVKHLFDARGVVFVLGMHGDQLAHSVAKAYGARFVASDYLRRFIHRRYSLKSVSLAQLVDKAMRDLSLDVKRLQSPLLTATNVPGQRVPPLPPSEAITLYLAAFGVAPRDAFRAFEMLHISLALTGDATLHLGLLMPLICGIVLRSNTPIPAVIKPHFVLGYNENTRDFDSWTIEDYAARMLDYSVESDISLSRIMNNRYDHLVDLVFTLRGYAKGKSLRLADPANYQELISTVARFDTN; from the coding sequence GTGCCAAGCGTCGATGAAATTTGGGCCGATGACCTACTTGACAGGAAGGCTGAGGCTGCTGCCCTTATTGGCTACATAGAATGCGTCGCAGCCCGGCCGCGTTTATCTGTGGGCGACCATGCCCATGTGATCGCAATCGATGCGGGGTATGGCGAGGGTAAGACGTTCTTTCTTCAAAAGCTCGCGGATCAACTCGCATTGAACCACCCCGTCGCTTACGTCGACGCGTGGCGCGATGATCTTGAGGATCAACCTCTCACAGCTATAGCCGCGACACTTGAAGACGCCTTAGAGAAATATGTCGAGAAGTCACCAGCGATCCGAGAGCGGATGGCAAACCTGCGTGCAAAGGCAGGCGACGTGCTCAAAATCGCTGCAGGCGGCGCCGTCCGGCGAGTAATCGGTTTAGCGATCACTCAAGTTGCAGCCGACGAGTTGCATCAACTACTCACCCCTGAGCAACTTGAGAGAGATTTTGCGAACGAAGCTGCCAAAAAAGCAGGGGAGGATATCCCAGACAAAATCTTCGCAGGCCTGAAAACAGGCGAAGCCGTCATGGATGCACGTATCGCGACATTCCGAAAAGGACGCGCTGCCATCGATGGACTCAAAAAGGCTTTGGAAGCGGTTGTTGAGGCGCTCGATCAAGTCGACACGCATCCGCCAATCGTCATAATTATAGATGAACTTGACCGATGTCGTCCGACATATGCAATCAAGCTGTTGGAAGAAGTCAAGCATCTTTTTGATGCAAGAGGCGTTGTTTTTGTGCTCGGCATGCACGGTGATCAACTCGCGCACTCAGTAGCGAAGGCTTATGGCGCAAGATTCGTTGCAAGTGATTACCTCCGTCGTTTTATTCATCGTCGTTACTCGCTAAAGTCGGTCTCGCTGGCGCAGTTGGTCGACAAAGCGATGCGTGACTTATCCCTTGATGTAAAACGACTGCAATCGCCGTTACTGACGGCAACGAACGTGCCCGGCCAGCGAGTTCCACCATTGCCTCCTAGCGAGGCAATTACCCTATATCTTGCTGCGTTTGGAGTTGCACCTAGAGATGCATTCCGCGCTTTCGAAATGCTACATATCTCACTAGCGTTGACTGGAGATGCGACACTCCATCTTGGACTGCTTATGCCGCTAATTTGCGGGATAGTATTGAGGTCTAATACACCCATCCCAGCGGTCATTAAACCTCACTTTGTTTTGGGCTATAATGAAAATACTCGAGATTTTGATAGCTGGACTATTGAAGATTATGCGGCAAGGATGCTTGATTATTCTGTCGAATCAGACATTTCGCTTTCGCGCATTATGAACAATAGATATGATCACTTAGTCGATTTGGTTTTTACTTTAAGAGGCTATGCAAAGGGAAAAAGCTTGCGCTTAGCGGATCCAGCGAATTACCAAGAGTTGATTTCGACAGTCGCCCGTTTTGACACTAACTGA